The following coding sequences lie in one Polynucleobacter necessarius genomic window:
- the nuoG gene encoding NADH-quinone oxidoreductase subunit NuoG, which produces MVEIELDGKAVEVPQGSMVMHAANKLGTYVPHFCYHKKLSIAANCRMCLVEVEKAPKPLPACATPVTQGMKVFTHSAKAVEAQRSVMEFLLINHPLDCPICDQGGECQLQDLAVGYGKSNSRYEEEKRVVFHKNVGPLISMQEMTRCIHCTRCVRFGQEVAGVMELGMINRGEHSEITTFVGQTVDSELSGNMIDLCPVGALTSKPFRYGARTWELGRKRSVSPHDSLGANTTVQTKSNKVLRVVALENEAINECWISDRDRFAYEGLNSADRVTTPMVKQGGQWLETDWQSALDYVAHSLKTIASESGAQSIAALAHPISSTEELHLLQKLVRGLGSNQVETRLRQTDINGAAPAPWLGMPIAKLSEIDRALVIGSFLRKDQPIIAARIRTAAKRGLQVSRIDAGGDDWLIPATGIAAAPSAWLNALSEVALAIAQAKSVSVPSGTFNLPISAQAQQVADNLLSGANAAVLLGSAAIAHPHASDLQVLAQFIARQTGATLGYLPVGGNAVGASLVNANGAGVDSVLSGDRRAVILMNIEPDSDLPNPEQSRVALANANTVIALSAYKSADLMEVADVILPITPFTETVSTFVNFEGRAQTIQPAVKPLGDSRPGWKVLRVLGGLLGLEGFLYNMPEEVLAEALGDNYCTRLNNQAITTNVVNGNLAPFNGLERLSDVNIYAGDQIVRRSSALQLTRDAKRGNEVGLGQKLFTELGLKEGDVVRVTQGNLTVDLPATLEVNLASSAIRVSAGTSAGAKLGSMFGPVTVSKA; this is translated from the coding sequence ATGGTTGAAATCGAATTAGATGGTAAGGCAGTAGAAGTTCCGCAAGGTTCGATGGTGATGCACGCCGCGAATAAGCTCGGAACCTACGTTCCACATTTCTGCTATCACAAGAAATTATCAATTGCTGCTAACTGCCGTATGTGTTTAGTGGAAGTTGAAAAAGCGCCAAAACCATTGCCTGCTTGTGCTACTCCTGTAACCCAGGGCATGAAAGTTTTTACCCATTCCGCTAAAGCTGTTGAAGCTCAGCGCTCTGTAATGGAATTCTTGCTTATTAACCATCCTTTAGATTGCCCAATTTGCGATCAAGGTGGTGAGTGCCAGTTACAAGACTTAGCAGTTGGTTACGGCAAGTCAAACTCACGCTACGAAGAAGAAAAGCGTGTGGTATTCCACAAGAATGTAGGACCTTTGATCTCTATGCAGGAGATGACTCGTTGCATTCACTGCACCCGTTGCGTTCGCTTCGGTCAAGAAGTGGCTGGTGTGATGGAGCTTGGCATGATCAATCGTGGCGAGCACTCAGAGATCACCACTTTTGTGGGTCAGACAGTGGATTCTGAATTGTCTGGAAATATGATCGATTTATGCCCAGTCGGAGCCTTGACTAGTAAGCCATTCCGATATGGTGCTCGTACCTGGGAATTGGGCCGTAAGCGTTCCGTGAGTCCGCATGACAGCTTAGGTGCAAATACAACTGTTCAAACTAAATCGAACAAAGTATTGCGCGTAGTTGCTTTAGAGAATGAAGCGATCAACGAATGCTGGATTAGTGACCGTGATCGTTTTGCATATGAAGGCCTCAATAGCGCTGATCGCGTGACAACGCCTATGGTTAAGCAGGGCGGTCAATGGCTTGAAACGGATTGGCAGTCTGCGCTTGATTATGTAGCACATTCCTTAAAGACAATTGCATCTGAGAGTGGCGCTCAATCTATTGCTGCCTTAGCGCATCCAATTTCTAGTACAGAAGAATTGCATCTCTTGCAAAAACTTGTCCGTGGCTTAGGCTCCAATCAAGTTGAAACTCGTTTGCGTCAAACTGATATTAATGGGGCTGCGCCTGCGCCATGGTTGGGTATGCCAATTGCAAAATTAAGCGAGATTGATCGAGCCTTGGTAATCGGTAGTTTCTTGCGCAAAGACCAGCCGATTATTGCCGCGCGCATTCGTACTGCAGCTAAACGTGGCTTACAAGTTTCTCGTATCGATGCTGGTGGTGATGATTGGCTCATTCCAGCCACAGGCATTGCTGCTGCCCCTAGCGCATGGTTAAACGCCTTAAGCGAGGTTGCGTTAGCCATCGCTCAAGCGAAGTCAGTATCAGTACCATCTGGAACCTTCAATTTACCTATTTCTGCGCAGGCTCAGCAAGTTGCTGACAACTTGCTGTCTGGTGCTAATGCTGCAGTCCTACTTGGTTCTGCTGCAATTGCCCATCCTCATGCCTCTGATTTACAAGTATTAGCACAATTTATTGCGCGGCAAACTGGAGCAACACTCGGTTATTTGCCAGTTGGTGGCAATGCCGTTGGAGCATCCTTGGTCAATGCTAATGGTGCTGGCGTAGATTCTGTTTTGTCTGGTGATCGTCGTGCTGTGATTTTGATGAATATTGAACCAGATTCTGATTTACCGAACCCTGAGCAGTCACGTGTAGCTTTAGCAAATGCCAATACAGTGATTGCTTTGAGTGCATACAAATCTGCCGATTTGATGGAAGTTGCCGACGTAATCCTCCCAATTACTCCGTTTACTGAGACTGTGTCGACCTTTGTTAATTTTGAAGGTAGGGCGCAAACAATTCAGCCTGCAGTTAAGCCGCTGGGCGATTCAAGACCAGGCTGGAAGGTATTGCGCGTTCTCGGTGGATTGCTGGGCTTAGAAGGTTTCCTCTATAACATGCCAGAAGAGGTTCTTGCTGAAGCTTTGGGTGATAACTATTGCACTCGCTTAAACAATCAAGCGATAACTACTAATGTTGTTAATGGTAATTTAGCTCCGTTCAATGGCCTGGAGCGCTTATCTGATGTCAATATCTATGCTGGTGATCAGATTGTTCGTCGCTCCTCTGCATTGCAATTGACTCGTGATGCTAAACGCGGCAATGAAGTTGGCCTCGGTCAAAAACTCTTTACAGAATTAGGTTTGAAAGAGGGTGATGTGGTTCGCGTAACTCAAGGAAATCTCACAGTGGATTTGCCTGCTACTCTGGAAGTCAATTTAGCGTCAAGTGCCATTCGAGTTTCTGCTGGCACTTCGGCTGGTGCCAAATTAGGATCGATGTTTGGTCCTGTAACAGTTTCTAAGGCTTAA
- the nuoF gene encoding NADH-quinone oxidoreductase subunit NuoF, translating to MTSLHDRHIKPLILAGLNGDNWRLKDYESRGGYQQLRRLINDKVAPDTIIAELKASSLRGRGGAGFPTGLKWSFMPRQFPGQKYLVCNSDEGEPGTFKDRDIMRYNPHALIEGMIIGAYTMGITVGYNYIHGEIWEVYSRFEEALEEARAAGYLGDKILGSDFSFQLHAAPGWGAYICGEETALLESLEGKKGQPRFKPPFPASFGLYGKPTTINNTETFAAVPFILAIGGQTYLDLGKPNNGGTKIFSVSGDVVHPGNYEILLGTPFAELLKLAGGMRDGKALKAVIPGGSSAPVVPGAQMMDLTMDYDSIAKAGSMLGSGAVIVMNETRCMVRALERLSYFYHEESCGQCTPCREGTGWLWRIVHRIEHGQGRPEDLDLLNDVAANIQGRTICALGDAAAMPVRGMLKHYMDEFAYHVEHKRCLDSAKPL from the coding sequence ATGACCAGTTTGCACGATCGTCATATCAAGCCATTAATCCTTGCGGGATTAAACGGTGATAACTGGCGTTTAAAAGATTACGAGAGTCGTGGTGGTTATCAACAGCTGCGTCGTTTAATTAACGACAAAGTAGCGCCTGATACCATTATTGCTGAGTTAAAGGCCTCATCACTACGTGGTCGTGGTGGTGCAGGATTCCCAACGGGTTTGAAGTGGAGCTTTATGCCACGACAATTCCCCGGTCAAAAGTATTTAGTTTGCAACAGTGACGAAGGTGAACCAGGTACATTTAAAGACCGCGACATCATGCGTTACAACCCGCATGCTCTGATTGAAGGCATGATTATTGGTGCCTATACCATGGGTATCACTGTAGGCTACAACTACATTCACGGTGAAATTTGGGAAGTCTATTCTCGCTTTGAAGAGGCGCTTGAAGAAGCAAGAGCAGCAGGTTATTTGGGCGATAAAATTTTAGGAAGTGATTTCTCCTTCCAATTGCATGCAGCTCCAGGTTGGGGTGCTTACATTTGCGGTGAAGAAACTGCCTTGCTTGAGTCCTTAGAAGGTAAAAAAGGTCAGCCACGCTTCAAACCCCCATTCCCAGCAAGTTTTGGTTTATATGGCAAACCAACAACCATTAACAACACCGAAACTTTCGCAGCAGTGCCCTTTATTTTGGCCATCGGTGGTCAAACGTACTTGGATCTGGGTAAGCCAAATAATGGCGGTACTAAAATATTCTCTGTATCGGGTGACGTAGTTCACCCTGGTAACTATGAGATTCTACTTGGCACACCGTTTGCAGAACTCTTGAAGCTAGCTGGCGGAATGCGTGATGGTAAAGCATTGAAAGCGGTGATCCCTGGTGGCTCATCTGCTCCCGTTGTTCCTGGGGCGCAGATGATGGATCTAACCATGGATTACGACAGCATTGCTAAAGCAGGGTCCATGTTGGGATCTGGTGCTGTGATCGTGATGAATGAAACCCGTTGTATGGTTCGAGCACTTGAGCGACTGTCCTATTTCTATCATGAAGAATCTTGCGGTCAGTGCACACCTTGTCGCGAAGGTACTGGTTGGTTGTGGCGCATTGTTCACCGCATAGAACACGGTCAAGGACGCCCAGAGGATTTAGATTTGCTTAACGATGTGGCAGCAAATATTCAAGGTCGCACGATTTGCGCTTTGGGTGATGCGGCTGCTATGCCAGTGCGTGGCATGTTGAAGCATTACATGGACGAATTTGCGTATCACGTAGAACATAAGCGCTGCTTAGATTCTGCAAAACCTTTATAA
- the nuoE gene encoding NADH-quinone oxidoreductase subunit NuoE, which yields MTTTLQLSDKTLADIARNVAKYPPEQKQSAVMASLIAAQTEVGWVSPEVIATVAQILEMPTIAVEEVATFYNMYNTKPIGKYKLVICTNLPCQLTHGETAATYLKETLGIGFNETTACGTFTLKEGECMGACGDSPVMLVNDKRMCSFMSKEKIDALLNELRAEGKAA from the coding sequence ATGACAACAACTCTTCAACTATCCGATAAAACGTTGGCAGATATTGCCCGTAACGTTGCGAAGTACCCGCCAGAGCAAAAGCAATCTGCAGTGATGGCTTCTCTGATCGCCGCTCAAACCGAAGTAGGTTGGGTGTCTCCAGAGGTCATCGCTACTGTTGCGCAGATTTTAGAGATGCCTACTATTGCTGTTGAGGAAGTAGCTACTTTCTACAACATGTACAACACCAAACCGATTGGCAAGTACAAATTGGTTATTTGTACCAACTTGCCTTGCCAGTTAACTCATGGTGAAACTGCTGCTACCTATCTAAAAGAAACATTAGGCATTGGCTTTAATGAAACTACTGCCTGTGGCACTTTTACCTTGAAAGAGGGCGAGTGTATGGGCGCATGCGGTGATTCCCCAGTCATGTTGGTAAATGACAAACGTATGTGTAGCTTTATGAGTAAAGAAAAGATTGACGCTCTATTAAATGAGCTTCGTGCAGAAGGGAAGGCAGCATGA
- a CDS encoding NADH-quinone oxidoreductase subunit D — protein MAQIKNYTLNFGPQHPAAHGVLRLVLELDGEVIQRADPHIGLLHRATEKLAETRTWIQNVPYMDRLDYVSMMSNEHAYVLAIEKLLQVDVPLRAQYIRVMYDELTRLLNHLLWIGCHGLDVGAMAVFLYAFRDREDIFDMYEAVSGARMHAAYYRPGGVYRDLPDQMAQYSKSKIRSASAVKRLNENRSGSLLDFIEQFSNGFDANVDEYCNLLTDNRIWKQRLVNIGIVTPERALQLGFTGPMLRGSGIEWDLRKKQPYEVYDRLDFDIPVGINGDSYDRYLVRMEEMRQSNRIIKQCVKWLKENPGPVMSDNHKVSPPKRVDMKTNMEELIHHFKLFTEGIHVPDGEAYSAVEHPKGEFGIYLISDGANKPYRMKIRAPGFVHLSAMDEMSRGHMLADAVTIIGTQDIVFGEIDR, from the coding sequence ATGGCACAAATTAAGAACTACACCCTCAATTTTGGTCCTCAGCACCCAGCGGCACACGGTGTATTACGTCTCGTGTTGGAGCTCGATGGTGAGGTAATCCAGCGCGCTGATCCACACATTGGCTTGTTGCACCGTGCCACTGAGAAACTGGCCGAGACACGTACTTGGATTCAAAACGTGCCTTACATGGATCGCTTGGACTATGTGTCCATGATGTCTAATGAGCACGCTTACGTTTTAGCGATTGAAAAATTGCTGCAAGTTGATGTTCCTTTGCGGGCTCAATACATCCGTGTGATGTATGACGAGCTCACTCGCTTATTGAATCATTTGCTCTGGATTGGTTGCCACGGCTTAGACGTGGGTGCGATGGCGGTGTTCTTGTATGCATTCCGTGATCGTGAAGATATCTTTGACATGTACGAGGCTGTTTCTGGTGCTCGAATGCATGCGGCTTACTATCGCCCAGGTGGTGTATATCGTGACTTGCCAGATCAAATGGCCCAATATAGTAAATCGAAGATTCGTAGTGCTTCAGCAGTCAAGCGTTTGAACGAAAACCGTAGTGGTTCATTGCTGGACTTTATTGAGCAATTTAGCAATGGCTTTGATGCCAACGTAGATGAGTATTGCAATTTGCTTACAGATAACCGTATCTGGAAGCAGCGCTTGGTCAATATCGGTATCGTGACGCCTGAGCGCGCCTTGCAACTTGGCTTTACCGGTCCAATGTTGCGTGGTTCTGGTATTGAGTGGGACTTGCGTAAGAAGCAGCCGTATGAAGTTTATGACCGTTTGGATTTTGATATTCCAGTAGGTATTAACGGCGACTCTTACGACCGTTATTTAGTTCGCATGGAAGAAATGCGTCAATCTAATCGCATTATTAAGCAGTGCGTGAAGTGGCTCAAAGAAAATCCCGGTCCAGTAATGAGCGATAACCATAAGGTTTCTCCACCAAAGCGCGTGGATATGAAAACCAATATGGAAGAACTTATTCACCACTTCAAACTATTTACGGAAGGTATTCACGTTCCTGATGGTGAGGCTTACTCAGCCGTTGAGCATCCAAAAGGGGAGTTTGGAATCTATCTGATTTCTGATGGCGCAAATAAGCCTTACCGCATGAAGATTCGTGCACCTGGTTTTGTGCATTTGTCCGCAATGGATGAAATGTCTCGTGGCCATATGTTGGCCGATGCGGTAACCATTATTGGTACGCAGGATATTGTGTTCGGGGAGATTGACCGCTAA
- a CDS encoding NADH-quinone oxidoreductase subunit C, with protein MSDRLVQLAANLEKVLGKRAQSIEIALGEVTVVLNADTYFESALMLRDDPSLAFEQLIDLCGVDYQDFRDGSWGGQRFGVVSHLLSLEHNWRLRVRVFAPDDGYPLVSSIAPVWNSANWFEREAFDLYGIIFEGHNDLRRILTDYGFIGHPFRKDFPISGNVEMRYDPELKRVVYQPVTIEAREITPRIVREEQYGGSV; from the coding sequence ATGTCAGATCGTTTAGTTCAATTAGCTGCCAACTTAGAAAAAGTTCTAGGTAAGCGCGCACAATCTATCGAAATTGCCCTAGGTGAGGTTACTGTTGTTCTGAATGCAGATACCTATTTTGAATCTGCGTTGATGCTTCGTGATGACCCATCTCTAGCTTTTGAGCAACTCATTGATTTATGCGGTGTCGATTACCAGGATTTCCGTGATGGCTCATGGGGTGGTCAACGCTTTGGTGTGGTAAGTCACTTGCTTTCGCTCGAGCATAACTGGCGTTTGCGCGTACGCGTTTTTGCTCCAGATGATGGCTATCCATTAGTGTCATCGATTGCACCAGTGTGGAATTCTGCAAACTGGTTTGAGCGTGAAGCATTCGATCTGTACGGCATCATTTTTGAAGGTCACAATGATCTGCGTCGCATCTTGACGGACTACGGCTTTATCGGCCACCCATTTAGAAAAGACTTCCCAATCAGCGGTAATGTAGAAATGCGCTATGACCCTGAGTTAAAGCGGGTTGTCTATCAACCAGTCACCATTGAAGCGCGCGAAATTACTCCCCGCATCGTTCGCGAAGAACAGTACGGAGGGTCGGTTTAA
- a CDS encoding NuoB/complex I 20 kDa subunit family protein: MALEGVLKEGFVTTTADQLINWTRNGSLWPMTFGLACCAVEMMHAGASRYDLDRFGVVFRPSPRQSDLMIVAGTLCNKMAPALRKVYDQMPEPRWVISMGSCANGGGYYHNSYSVVRGCDRIVPVDIYVPGCPPTAEALIYGIIQLQSKITRTSTIARKA; this comes from the coding sequence ATGGCATTAGAAGGCGTTCTCAAAGAAGGTTTTGTTACTACAACTGCAGACCAGTTAATTAACTGGACTCGGAACGGCTCCTTATGGCCGATGACTTTTGGTCTGGCCTGTTGCGCTGTAGAAATGATGCACGCGGGTGCTTCCCGTTATGACTTAGACCGTTTTGGCGTGGTATTTCGCCCATCACCCCGTCAGTCAGATTTGATGATTGTTGCTGGAACCCTTTGCAACAAAATGGCTCCCGCATTGCGTAAGGTCTATGACCAAATGCCGGAACCTCGCTGGGTCATCTCCATGGGTTCCTGCGCTAATGGTGGTGGCTATTACCATAACTCGTACTCAGTAGTTCGCGGTTGTGACCGGATCGTGCCAGTTGATATTTATGTTCCTGGCTGCCCTCCAACTGCAGAAGCGTTGATCTATGGAATTATTCAGTTGCAATCCAAGATCACTCGCACAAGCACTATTGCGCGGAAGGCTTAA
- a CDS encoding NADH-quinone oxidoreductase subunit A produces the protein MNLDNYFPVLLFILVGIGVGLVPMFLGKILAPSKPDAEKLSPYECGFEAFEDARMKFDVRYYLIAILFILFDLETAFLFPWGVSLREIGWFGYASMVIFLLEFIVGFVYIWKKGALDWE, from the coding sequence TTGAATCTCGATAATTACTTTCCTGTTCTACTTTTTATCCTCGTAGGTATTGGGGTGGGGTTAGTCCCCATGTTCCTCGGAAAAATTCTTGCTCCTTCGAAGCCTGACGCTGAGAAACTCTCTCCTTATGAGTGCGGTTTTGAAGCCTTCGAAGATGCGCGTATGAAGTTCGATGTGCGCTACTACTTAATTGCTATTCTTTTCATATTGTTTGATCTAGAAACTGCATTCCTATTTCCTTGGGGTGTATCGCTGCGTGAAATTGGTTGGTTTGGCTACGCCTCTATGGTGATCTTCCTCTTGGAATTCATTGTGGGCTTTGTATATATCTGGAAAAAGGGCGCTCTCGACTGGGAGTGA